In Terriglobia bacterium, the genomic stretch CGCCGGCCCATGTCGCGAAACTGCCTTACGTCGAGCTTGAGTTCGGCAATAGTGCGGCTCAGCGTGTTGCGATGCATGCCCAGTTCGCGCGCGGCCTTGCACTGATTGCCTTTGTTCTGCTGGAGCACATTCATGATGAAGCGCTTTTTGAATTCGCGTACGGCTTCAGAGTACAGAATACCGCTGGTATACATCTGTGCCACGAGTGCTTCAAGCTGGTCCTTCACATGCGCCTCGCTTTCCTCTTGCTGGAATGTGTCACTCACTTGTTTTCTTTGTTGTCCCCGGTCCTGGATTACCACGCAGCTTGCTCCAGCCGTCATGAAATTTCTGGCGAATCTCCGCGGGCGCCAGCCAGCTTGCGCCGCCTCCGGCCACCAGAAAATAATTTGCCAAATGCGATCCGGCCAGCTCCTTGGAATCCGGAGCAAAAGCCGTAATCGCCAGCAGTCCAGCGGTCACAATCACTAATCCGCGCAGAAATCCGAACGCTGCTCCCAATGCGCGGTCCACCCAGCGGAGCCCAACTTCCCGGACCATCCAGCGGACGATCCTGGCGATGGCCCCGCCCAGCAGCACCACCGCAACAAAGATGGTGAGAAATCCTGCCAGGTCCGCGAATGCCTGCGACTTCACATACGGCAGGAACCACGGAGCAATACGCCCGTACCCCCACGCCGCTGCCAGGTAACCTGCAATGGCCCCTGCCAGCGAAATCACTTCAAAGAAAAATCCCTGCGCTGCGGCCAGCAACGCCGATCCCAGCGTGATCAGCACAATCAGCCAGTCCAGCCCGTTCATGCCGGCCTGATCATTTCACCCTGCAGGTAAATCCCGTCCTGCAAGCACGGTGTACGCCTGTATGTACTTCTCACTGGTCTTGCGCGCCACATCTTCCGGCAGAGACGGAGCAGGGGGTTGCTTGTTCCAACGGATAGCTTCCAAATAGTCGCGAACATACTGCTTGTCATACGACTCCTGCGCCCGGCCCGGCTGATATTTTTCCGCCGGCCAGAAGCGCGACGAGTCCGGCGTGAGCACTTCGTCGGCCAGCACCAGGCCCTGCGCTGTATGGCCGAACTCAAACTTGGTGTCGGCGATGATGATGCCTCGGGCCAACGCGTAAGCCGCCGCTTTTTTGTAAATCCCCAGCGTGAGATCGCGAAGCTGCTCGGCCAGCTCTTTCCCCGTGCGCTTGACCATTTCTTCGAACGAAATGTTTTCGTCATGGCCGCTCTGCGCTTTGCTGGCCGGAGTAAAGATCGGCTCCGGCAGCTTGTCAGACTCTTTCAGTCCCGGCGGCAGCTTGATGCCGCACACCGCGCCGGTCTGCTGATATTCCTTCCAGCCGGAACCGGAAAGATATCCGCGGGCCACGCATTCAATGTCCACCATGTTCGCCTTCGCCACCAGCATGGAGCGTCCGCGAAGCTGCGCTGCATATTTCTGCGCCCCCGGCGGATAATCTTCGACGCGCGCGCTGATCAAGTGGTTGCTGACCGTGTCTTTCAGGAAGTCAAACCAGAACAGCGAGAGCTGCGTGAGCACCCGGCCTTTTTCCGGGATCCCACTACCAAGAACGTAATCGAACGCGGAAATCCGGTCGGTGGCGACCAGCAATAATTGTCCATCCAGGCTGTACAGGTCCCGTACCTTGCCCCGGGCGTGCAGGGTGAGATCGGGAAAATCAGTTTGCAGCAGTATGCGGCTTAAGGTTGCAGGGCTTGTCATGGCAGCAGTTCGCAGGCGAGGCGCTATTCTAGCTCCTCAAGTTTTTTTGTCAACCACTTGCGGAGGTGGTCAACCGGCGCGCGCGCCGGATTCCCGGCGAAATAATTTCAGGAAAAATAAAAAGCTGTGAAACCCGCATGAGCAGCGGTTTCCACAGCATTGCATTTCAACAAAATTTGTAGTACCGGGTGACTGAAAAATTAACGTGCGCTGGCCGGAAAATACTTTTCGTTTACGCGGTTGCGCGCTGCAAACCGTTTTCCTGTCCGAATTTCACGGAAACAATTTTGGAGACGCCCGGCTCCTGCATGGTCACGCCGTACATCACCGGCGCAATGGACATGGTCTTCTTGCTGTGGGTGATGATGATGAACTGGGTCTCCACCGCCATCTCCCTGATGAGTTCAGTGAAGCGCCCGATGTTGGCTTCATCCAGGGGCGCGTCCACTTCGTCCAGGATGCAGAACGGGCTGGGCTGGTACTGGAAGATGCCCACCAGCAGCGACAGCGCGGTGAGCGCTTTCTCTCCGCCGGAAAGCAGCAGAACGTTTTGCAGCTTCTTGCCCGGAGGCGAAGCCACCACGTCAATGCCGCTCTCTGAAGTGTTCACCTCGTCGGTCAGGCGCATGAAGGCCTGGCCTCCGCCGAACAGCTTGCGGAAGGTGAACTGGAAATTCTCATTGATGCGCTCAAAGGCCTCCTGGAATTTCTGGCGCGAGAACTCGTCAATTTCCTTGATCGTCGCTTGCGTGTTCTCAATGGAATCCAGCAGGTCCTTGCGCTGCGTCTCCAGGAACTGGTGGCGCTGCTCGGTTTCCCGGAATTCCTCCAGGGCCATCATGTTCACCGGACCCATGTTCTCGAGCTTGGTGCGCATTTCGCGATAGGCCAGATCTTCGGCGACCAGCTGTTCGCCTTCCACCAGCAGAATCTCCGCGTTGGCGCGCAAGTCGTCGGCGGTGACGCTGAGTTCATTCAGGCACATCTCCGCCATGTGTTGCAGATCAGATTGCAGCTTGGCCAGTTGCTGGCCCAAGTCGCTCTTGCGATCG encodes the following:
- a CDS encoding CvpA family protein, encoding MNGLDWLIVLITLGSALLAAAQGFFFEVISLAGAIAGYLAAAWGYGRIAPWFLPYVKSQAFADLAGFLTIFVAVVLLGGAIARIVRWMVREVGLRWVDRALGAAFGFLRGLVIVTAGLLAITAFAPDSKELAGSHLANYFLVAGGGASWLAPAEIRQKFHDGWSKLRGNPGPGTTKKTSE
- a CDS encoding phosphoribosylaminoimidazolesuccinocarboxamide synthase produces the protein MTSPATLSRILLQTDFPDLTLHARGKVRDLYSLDGQLLLVATDRISAFDYVLGSGIPEKGRVLTQLSLFWFDFLKDTVSNHLISARVEDYPPGAQKYAAQLRGRSMLVAKANMVDIECVARGYLSGSGWKEYQQTGAVCGIKLPPGLKESDKLPEPIFTPASKAQSGHDENISFEEMVKRTGKELAEQLRDLTLGIYKKAAAYALARGIIIADTKFEFGHTAQGLVLADEVLTPDSSRFWPAEKYQPGRAQESYDKQYVRDYLEAIRWNKQPPAPSLPEDVARKTSEKYIQAYTVLAGRDLPAG
- a CDS encoding histidine kinase → MKDQLEALVAQMYTSGILYSEAVREFKKRFIMNVLQQNKGNQCKAARELGMHRNTLSRTIAELKLDVRQFRDMGRRPVRSEKPVALDKMDKKIVR